A single genomic interval of Catenulispora sp. EB89 harbors:
- a CDS encoding DUF397 domain-containing protein codes for MSPQCQGWIKSSFSNSTANCVEVQFVVGEDGAAEARVRNSRVSGGPELVFDRAEWEAFELGVFNHEFEMPC; via the coding sequence ATGAGCCCACAGTGTCAGGGTTGGATCAAGTCCAGCTTCAGCAACAGCACGGCCAACTGCGTCGAGGTGCAGTTCGTCGTCGGGGAGGATGGCGCGGCCGAGGCGCGAGTCCGGAACAGCCGGGTGTCCGGTGGGCCGGAGTTGGTGTTCGACCGGGCTGAGTGGGAGGCGTTCGAGCTCGGGGTGTTCAATCACGAGTTCGAGATGCCCTGCTAG
- a CDS encoding DUF429 domain-containing protein, protein MGDPVLGVDGCSQGWVGIALVGDRVAGLFAPTISELEADARKLGEIAVIAVDMPIGLPDSGARQADALARRFVGPRSSSVFSTPVRAAVDLDAYELSAQAHRDLAGVGLTKQAFALRMKIREVDAWLPTAACRVVEVHPEVSFAELAREPLAYAKSTWAGAELRRNLLAAAGVVLPSGLGPVGARAGVDDVLDAAVAAWTATRVRDGLARSLPDPPESFSDGIAAAIWR, encoded by the coding sequence ATGGGCGATCCGGTGCTGGGCGTGGACGGATGTTCGCAGGGGTGGGTCGGCATCGCGTTGGTCGGCGATCGTGTGGCGGGATTGTTCGCGCCGACCATCAGCGAGCTGGAAGCCGACGCCCGGAAGCTCGGCGAGATCGCGGTGATCGCCGTCGACATGCCGATCGGGCTTCCGGACTCCGGAGCGCGGCAGGCTGACGCGCTGGCTCGGCGGTTCGTGGGTCCGAGGTCGTCATCGGTGTTCTCGACACCGGTGCGCGCCGCCGTCGACCTCGACGCGTACGAGTTGTCCGCGCAGGCCCACCGGGACCTGGCCGGCGTGGGCCTGACGAAACAGGCGTTCGCGCTGCGGATGAAGATCCGCGAAGTGGACGCCTGGCTGCCGACCGCCGCGTGCCGGGTCGTCGAGGTGCATCCCGAGGTCAGCTTCGCCGAACTGGCGCGAGAACCGTTGGCGTATGCCAAGTCGACGTGGGCCGGTGCGGAGCTGCGGCGGAACCTGCTGGCTGCAGCGGGCGTCGTGCTGCCCTCCGGCCTGGGGCCGGTCGGGGCCCGCGCCGGAGTCGACGACGTCCTGGACGCGGCGGTCGCGGCCTGGACCGCGACCCGCGTTCGGGACGGGCTCGCACGATCCCTCCCCGACCCGCCCGAGTCCTTCAGCGACGGCATCGCCGCCGCCATCTGGCGCTGA
- a CDS encoding EF-hand domain-containing protein has translation MGQHRKAPEDVEKVFQLFDLDGDGMITAEELKNALAELGEDVTVEDAAERISTGDTDNDGTLSLAEFQAMMAG, from the coding sequence GTGGGACAGCATCGGAAAGCGCCGGAGGACGTGGAGAAGGTGTTCCAGTTGTTCGATCTGGACGGCGACGGCATGATCACGGCCGAGGAGCTGAAGAACGCGCTCGCCGAGCTCGGTGAGGACGTCACCGTCGAGGACGCCGCCGAGCGGATCAGCACCGGTGACACCGACAACGACGGGACGCTCAGCCTGGCCGAGTTCCAGGCCATGATGGCGGGCTGA
- a CDS encoding TIM44-like domain-containing protein, protein MRIGRRILAIAAFAALTSPAVAQARGGGGGHGFGGGGGGGGGHTGGGIHGVGFIGVGGGSLGGFAVIILIILILVIVSRLRKGRGGKSGLNTGSDRTAHRTDDTARQRATQIEARVAAIADTDPTFAPDALKARAAWLYTTAQRAWTDRDRMVLKQILSPVLYVKWNEELSDYESRGEVNVVRVISGPTVELVNVANRAGETSDTVTFRITATIDDSVRRVDGTRAVRKDGSTRPVEYWTLRKNDAGEWIVSSVEQAAEGAHHLTDAIETDAWDQKAVARDAVLEVAENVSVQGAGDILALTNISWSTDADAAAGDLSVLDGRFDKAVLEVAVEQFLEEWAMNDGSLDFTAVRTPNRTVMRNATVSSVEVRSLLSREPIIVRVIVAAEGFYYEVDRRTEEVLLGDAHKRRPVTFAFDLRLDGPSAKGWTVIAADATPGSRLADHRS, encoded by the coding sequence GTGCGTATCGGGCGGCGGATACTCGCGATCGCAGCGTTCGCTGCGCTGACCAGCCCGGCGGTGGCGCAGGCCCGCGGCGGGGGCGGCGGCCACGGGTTCGGCGGCGGCGGTGGCGGGGGCGGCGGCCACACCGGCGGCGGCATCCACGGGGTGGGGTTCATCGGGGTCGGCGGCGGGTCCCTCGGCGGGTTCGCGGTCATCATTCTGATCATCCTGATCCTGGTGATCGTCTCCCGGCTCCGGAAGGGGCGCGGGGGCAAGAGCGGCCTGAACACCGGGTCGGACCGTACGGCCCACCGCACGGACGACACGGCGCGGCAGCGGGCCACGCAGATCGAGGCGCGGGTCGCGGCCATCGCCGACACCGACCCGACGTTCGCCCCCGACGCGCTGAAGGCGCGCGCCGCCTGGCTGTACACGACCGCCCAGCGCGCGTGGACCGATCGCGATCGCATGGTGCTGAAGCAGATCCTGTCGCCGGTGCTGTACGTGAAGTGGAACGAGGAGCTGAGCGACTACGAGTCGCGCGGCGAGGTGAACGTCGTGCGGGTGATCTCCGGCCCGACGGTCGAGCTGGTCAACGTCGCGAACCGGGCCGGGGAGACCAGCGACACCGTGACGTTCCGCATCACCGCGACGATCGACGACAGCGTGCGCCGCGTGGACGGCACGCGCGCGGTGCGCAAGGACGGCTCGACGCGCCCCGTCGAGTACTGGACGCTGCGCAAGAACGACGCCGGCGAGTGGATCGTGTCCTCGGTGGAGCAGGCGGCCGAGGGCGCGCACCACCTGACCGACGCGATCGAGACGGACGCCTGGGACCAGAAGGCGGTCGCGCGCGACGCGGTGCTGGAAGTGGCCGAGAACGTCTCGGTCCAGGGCGCCGGCGACATCCTGGCGCTGACCAACATCTCCTGGAGCACCGACGCCGACGCCGCCGCGGGCGACCTGAGCGTGCTGGACGGCCGCTTCGACAAGGCGGTCCTGGAGGTCGCGGTCGAGCAGTTCCTCGAAGAGTGGGCCATGAACGACGGCAGCCTCGACTTCACGGCGGTCCGCACCCCCAACCGCACGGTCATGCGCAACGCCACGGTCTCCTCGGTCGAGGTCCGCTCGCTGCTCTCCCGCGAGCCGATCATCGTCCGCGTCATCGTCGCGGCGGAGGGCTTCTACTACGAGGTGGACCGCCGCACGGAGGAAGTGCTCCTCGGCGACGCGCACAAGCGGCGGCCGGTCACGTTCGCCTTCGACCTGCGGCTCGACGGCCCGTCGGCGAAGGGATGGACGGTCATCGCCGCCGACGCGACGCCGGGGTCGCGGTTGGCGGACCATCGGTCTTGA
- a CDS encoding VWD domain-containing protein produces MRAGLAVLAAVALMLAPGVAHADQQQPQTGLGLDITSSQGTYRPGEQVTLTFHVTNHGPAACSVGTIADGEALIASVTRDGASQQWGVSQEEYNVDYGAILAGGLVTVQPGASVDVAVHAATGPGAATQPLQTMSMLRTGVGLSSVWSLNAAGRYVVSARYKTPDIPDSTQRICAGATNVATVAFTIGAAHKGFPWWLLLIALAVLVLLILVILALRRSRRRRRERRGAPAAAAFALLILFTATATATGVQAARPLPAHADGGIDAMADACMTSFTGPGVEPGLMDKIKKMRASGQLKIVPAPEWGDNTDWAPGTMTDDKPPYNVVIHWDPVTNNLFKNDSGAPNMPCTRLLHEMIHSEGFADGSANLSTTCYLGGFPHATEKNSFNNMDEVRTIEWENQYRLSEHLGLRTRHDARDDGLAGPLDPNPGMVGQPVPPVPDSAKNESPADQVAAAMGQCSPTPIDPLPSLFDKFLAWVTGDPHVGTMDHLYYDFQAVGEFELAKSRDDFEVQVRQAPLDPADRTISVVTAAAVRAGSDVVGFSDVGGDIQVHRGGTVVTLQKGSVKLPGGGTLTRRSGVYDYGGDGYDVLWPDGSRVAVDPVGSEGLMVNVTPAAARKGTFTGLLGDFDGKAAGDLVSRDGKTIPDQPGYDDLYHVFGDSWRVSQNESLLEYGPGQSTATFTDRAFPDKPATVASLPQSVRDQATAMCKAAHVTDPTLLDACVLDVARTGDPAFATAYAQDQARLGTAGTGGSTPTGPVGGPTPDKGPKPGAILQDGDVVTGSIDQAGGTVDYGLNLAANEQFELVDVSEGMSAVVPDTPSATPMLPGPFQFAVAANGQAKLRVSIPNGTGKYSFRYVTIKPRTIPIEVGAPALSADLDVPGRVDVYRFTPGSDVTAVQVDSTTACAGGPTYGYADDGPQPSVLSPGQLCFGYAHPVSPGAAEQILVWSDGAKTMPYSISLQRS; encoded by the coding sequence GTGCGGGCCGGCTTGGCCGTGCTCGCGGCAGTGGCGTTGATGCTCGCGCCCGGCGTGGCGCACGCGGACCAGCAGCAGCCGCAGACCGGGCTGGGGCTCGACATTACGTCGAGTCAGGGCACGTACCGGCCCGGCGAGCAGGTCACGCTCACCTTCCACGTCACGAACCACGGCCCGGCGGCGTGCTCGGTCGGCACCATCGCCGACGGCGAAGCCCTGATCGCCTCGGTGACGCGCGACGGCGCCTCGCAGCAGTGGGGCGTCTCGCAGGAGGAGTACAACGTCGACTACGGCGCGATCCTGGCCGGCGGCCTCGTCACGGTCCAGCCCGGAGCCTCCGTGGACGTCGCCGTGCACGCCGCCACCGGACCCGGCGCCGCGACCCAGCCGTTGCAGACCATGAGCATGCTGCGCACCGGCGTCGGCCTGTCCTCGGTGTGGAGCCTGAACGCCGCCGGCCGCTACGTGGTGTCCGCCCGCTACAAGACTCCTGACATACCCGACAGCACGCAGCGGATCTGCGCCGGTGCCACGAACGTGGCCACGGTAGCCTTCACCATCGGCGCCGCGCACAAAGGCTTCCCGTGGTGGCTGCTCCTCATCGCCCTGGCCGTGCTGGTGCTGCTGATCCTGGTCATCCTGGCGCTGCGTCGCAGCCGTCGCCGTCGGCGCGAGCGCCGTGGAGCTCCGGCCGCCGCGGCCTTCGCGCTGCTGATCCTGTTCACCGCCACCGCCACCGCCACCGGCGTGCAGGCGGCGCGGCCGCTGCCGGCGCACGCCGACGGCGGCATCGACGCCATGGCCGACGCCTGCATGACCAGCTTTACGGGCCCCGGCGTCGAGCCCGGCCTCATGGACAAGATCAAGAAGATGCGCGCCTCGGGACAGCTCAAGATCGTTCCAGCGCCTGAATGGGGCGACAACACGGACTGGGCGCCCGGAACGATGACCGACGACAAGCCGCCGTACAACGTCGTCATCCACTGGGACCCGGTCACCAACAATCTCTTCAAGAACGATTCCGGCGCCCCGAACATGCCTTGTACCAGGCTGCTCCACGAAATGATCCACTCGGAGGGGTTCGCGGATGGTAGCGCCAATCTGAGCACCACGTGCTACCTGGGCGGCTTTCCGCACGCGACTGAGAAGAACTCGTTCAACAACATGGACGAAGTGCGGACGATCGAATGGGAGAACCAGTACCGGCTCTCCGAGCACCTCGGCCTCCGGACTCGCCACGATGCCCGGGACGACGGCCTCGCCGGGCCGCTGGACCCGAATCCGGGCATGGTCGGGCAGCCGGTCCCGCCGGTCCCGGACAGCGCCAAGAACGAGTCTCCCGCCGACCAGGTCGCCGCGGCCATGGGTCAGTGCAGCCCGACCCCGATCGACCCGCTCCCCAGCCTGTTCGACAAGTTCCTCGCCTGGGTCACCGGCGACCCGCACGTCGGCACCATGGACCACCTCTACTACGACTTCCAAGCCGTCGGCGAGTTCGAGCTGGCCAAGAGCCGTGACGACTTCGAGGTCCAGGTGCGCCAGGCCCCGCTGGACCCGGCCGACCGCACGATCTCGGTCGTCACTGCGGCCGCGGTGCGCGCCGGCTCCGACGTCGTCGGCTTTTCCGACGTCGGCGGTGACATCCAGGTCCACCGCGGCGGCACCGTCGTGACCCTGCAGAAGGGCTCCGTCAAGCTGCCCGGCGGCGGCACGCTCACCCGCCGCAGCGGCGTCTACGACTACGGCGGCGACGGCTACGACGTGCTGTGGCCCGACGGCTCGCGGGTCGCCGTCGACCCGGTCGGCTCCGAAGGGCTGATGGTCAACGTCACGCCCGCGGCCGCGCGCAAGGGCACCTTCACCGGGCTGCTCGGCGATTTCGACGGGAAGGCGGCCGGGGACCTGGTCAGCCGGGACGGCAAGACGATCCCGGACCAGCCCGGCTACGACGACCTCTACCACGTCTTCGGCGACAGCTGGCGCGTGAGCCAGAACGAGTCGCTGCTCGAATACGGACCCGGCCAGTCCACCGCGACGTTCACCGACCGCGCGTTCCCCGACAAGCCGGCGACCGTGGCGAGCCTGCCGCAGTCGGTCCGGGACCAGGCGACCGCGATGTGCAAGGCCGCGCACGTCACCGATCCGACGCTGCTCGACGCCTGCGTCCTGGACGTCGCGCGCACTGGCGACCCGGCGTTCGCGACCGCCTACGCGCAGGATCAGGCCAGGCTGGGTACCGCCGGAACTGGCGGATCCACGCCGACCGGCCCGGTCGGCGGTCCCACCCCCGACAAGGGCCCCAAGCCCGGCGCCATCCTCCAGGACGGCGACGTCGTCACCGGCAGCATCGACCAGGCCGGCGGCACCGTCGACTACGGCCTGAACCTGGCCGCGAACGAGCAGTTCGAGCTGGTCGACGTCAGCGAGGGCATGAGCGCCGTCGTGCCGGACACCCCGTCGGCGACTCCGATGCTGCCCGGTCCGTTCCAGTTCGCGGTCGCCGCCAACGGCCAGGCCAAGCTGCGCGTCTCGATACCGAACGGCACGGGGAAGTACTCCTTCCGCTACGTGACTATCAAGCCTCGCACCATCCCGATCGAGGTCGGCGCACCGGCGTTGTCCGCCGACCTCGATGTGCCGGGCCGGGTCGACGTCTACCGGTTCACCCCGGGCTCTGATGTCACGGCGGTGCAGGTCGACAGCACGACGGCCTGCGCCGGCGGCCCGACTTACGGATATGCCGACGATGGTCCGCAGCCGAGTGTGCTGTCTCCGGGGCAGCTGTGCTTCGGGTACGCGCATCCGGTTTCGCCCGGGGCCGCGGAGCAGATCCTGGTGTGGTCCGACGGTGCGAAGACGATGCCCTATTCGATCAGCTTGCAGAGGTCGTGA
- a CDS encoding tetratricopeptide repeat protein, which yields MAHGGPSNPGADGVSSWLSGTARDVVQARDITGGIHIHPAHDPAHQAGSAVPRPRQLPAAVSVFVGREREFGLLRGWALAESGAKGMLLIAGTAGVGKTSLAVGFAHHVREEFPDGQLFVNLRGYDPGAPLAPAAALERFLHALGVPPASIPADLEERAELYRTLLADRRILIVLDNAVTAGQVRPLLPGGAECLVLVTTRGRLSGLTAREGAHRMTLGLLDRDEAVALFEATTTTYRELDPPEQVAELVDLCARLPLALRIVAERAAVRPMMPLRDLIADLRSESSLWSALSVEDNVDADAVRSVFAWSYRALPAPAAKAFRRLGLHPGPEFGSGVAAALVGDDERQARGLVDLLVGAHLLEQTGPDRYQFHDLLRAYALSQVASDESPEDRAAALKRAIEWYLHTAYAAVAATQSLVPSVVLEPPDPHLRIPAFESPAEAMSWYASERANLATAVRSAADAGLHTLAWQLPAVLFPLHDAYGVLNDWTQTARQGLEAARADGDETGQAALLHSLGAAYRAARDLERAEASYGEALALYTSVGDWSGVLRTANALGLCHLRRRDLEPAIAMFEKTLALAEQHGDLAWYGVAHDNLATVYDGMGLPQQAMEHAEKALEHYRAADADAYTHIDPYLALARTSREAGDLVQAGAHLAAANAIMKSGIVFQTLTYAILREHADQELAAGRYEQALEDNSRSAALARDLGDRLREVFAIDAVGEALLALGRPEEAIDFHRTAITAGSPHLLNGFERAVVLRHLAAALERTGQVEQARSAREEAVTLLEEFTDPRARALRDAL from the coding sequence GTGGCGCACGGAGGACCGAGCAATCCGGGTGCCGACGGGGTGTCCTCCTGGCTTTCGGGCACGGCCCGGGACGTGGTGCAGGCGCGCGACATCACCGGCGGCATCCACATCCATCCCGCGCATGATCCGGCGCATCAGGCCGGCAGCGCCGTGCCGCGGCCGCGCCAACTGCCCGCGGCGGTATCAGTGTTCGTGGGTCGCGAGCGGGAGTTCGGGCTCCTGCGGGGCTGGGCGCTGGCCGAGTCCGGGGCGAAGGGCATGCTCCTCATCGCCGGTACCGCCGGGGTCGGGAAGACGTCGCTGGCGGTCGGCTTCGCGCACCACGTCCGCGAGGAGTTCCCCGACGGCCAGCTGTTCGTGAACCTGCGCGGCTACGACCCGGGAGCGCCGCTGGCGCCGGCCGCGGCGCTGGAGCGGTTCCTGCACGCGCTGGGCGTTCCGCCCGCGTCGATCCCGGCCGACCTGGAAGAGCGCGCCGAGCTCTACCGCACGCTGCTGGCCGACCGGCGCATCCTGATCGTCCTGGACAACGCCGTCACGGCCGGCCAGGTCCGTCCGCTGCTGCCCGGCGGCGCGGAGTGCCTGGTCCTGGTCACGACGCGAGGCAGGCTCTCCGGCCTGACCGCCCGCGAAGGCGCCCACCGCATGACCCTGGGCCTCCTGGACCGGGACGAGGCGGTCGCCCTGTTCGAAGCCACCACGACCACCTACCGCGAGCTTGACCCGCCGGAGCAGGTGGCCGAGCTGGTCGACCTGTGCGCGCGCCTCCCGCTGGCGCTGCGCATCGTCGCCGAGCGTGCCGCTGTCAGGCCCATGATGCCGCTGCGCGATCTGATCGCGGACCTGCGCAGCGAGTCGTCGCTGTGGAGCGCGCTGTCGGTGGAGGACAACGTTGACGCCGACGCGGTGCGATCGGTGTTCGCCTGGTCCTACCGCGCGCTGCCGGCGCCGGCGGCCAAGGCGTTTCGACGCCTGGGCCTGCATCCCGGTCCGGAGTTCGGGTCCGGAGTGGCGGCGGCGCTCGTCGGTGATGACGAGCGCCAGGCCCGAGGGCTCGTCGACTTGCTGGTGGGTGCGCACCTGCTGGAGCAGACCGGCCCCGACCGCTATCAGTTCCATGACTTGCTGCGTGCTTACGCCTTGAGCCAGGTTGCCAGCGACGAGAGCCCGGAGGACCGGGCCGCGGCGTTGAAGCGTGCGATCGAGTGGTACCTGCACACCGCGTACGCGGCCGTCGCCGCGACGCAGTCCTTGGTCCCGTCGGTCGTCTTGGAGCCGCCGGATCCGCATCTCCGGATACCCGCCTTCGAATCCCCGGCGGAGGCCATGAGCTGGTACGCCTCCGAGCGGGCCAACCTGGCCACCGCCGTACGAAGCGCCGCCGACGCGGGGCTCCACACGCTCGCCTGGCAGCTGCCGGCCGTCCTCTTTCCTTTGCACGACGCGTACGGCGTGCTGAACGACTGGACGCAGACGGCGCGTCAGGGGCTGGAAGCCGCCCGCGCCGACGGCGACGAGACCGGGCAGGCCGCGCTCCTGCACAGCCTCGGCGCGGCGTACCGGGCCGCGCGGGATCTGGAGCGGGCCGAAGCGAGCTACGGCGAGGCGCTTGCGCTGTATACGTCGGTCGGGGACTGGAGCGGCGTCCTGCGCACGGCGAACGCCCTGGGCCTGTGCCACTTGCGCCGCCGTGATCTGGAACCGGCCATCGCCATGTTCGAGAAGACCCTCGCCCTGGCCGAGCAACACGGCGACCTCGCTTGGTACGGGGTGGCCCACGACAACCTCGCCACCGTCTATGACGGGATGGGACTGCCTCAGCAGGCGATGGAGCATGCCGAGAAGGCGCTGGAGCACTACCGCGCGGCCGATGCCGACGCTTACACGCACATCGATCCGTATCTCGCGCTGGCGCGGACCAGCCGCGAGGCGGGCGACCTCGTCCAGGCCGGAGCACATCTGGCCGCCGCGAACGCGATCATGAAGTCCGGGATCGTCTTCCAGACGCTGACCTATGCCATCCTGCGTGAACACGCCGATCAGGAACTCGCGGCCGGCCGCTACGAACAGGCGCTGGAAGACAACTCACGATCGGCGGCCTTGGCGCGGGACCTCGGGGACCGTTTGCGCGAAGTGTTCGCCATCGACGCCGTGGGCGAGGCCCTGCTGGCGCTGGGGCGTCCCGAAGAAGCCATCGACTTCCATCGGACGGCGATCACCGCCGGCTCGCCTCACCTGCTCAACGGTTTCGAGCGAGCGGTGGTCCTGCGGCACCTCGCCGCCGCGTTGGAACGGACCGGACAGGTGGAGCAGGCGCGAAGTGCGCGTGAAGAGGCGGTGACGTTGCTGGAGGAGTTCACAGATCCCCGTGCCCGGGCGCTGCGTGATGCGTTGTAG
- a CDS encoding alpha/beta fold hydrolase, translated as MTRISRSTAVTCAALLSTALALATATPPAIAAAATTSPVIAPASASAEANAGTDADTVAPAALTWGACPTPTPNANGVPFPRDPREQCTSLQVPRDYRHPAQGTITLEISRIRTADPAHRRGDLFVVPGGPGGSGLDYPGQMATELPSAVLGAYDLIGFDERGVGHSTPVSCDLPAADRAAELNYPFPAPDGSITANLAFAHTVADDCAAAGGPYLADISTANSARDLDRIRAALGDRKISYLGNSYGTYLGQVYASLFPTHADHVVLDSVVAPGGIREGISLFSQGAAQTFPALAAYLAARDATLHLGATPDAVRATYFRLTAELDKSPLTLSDGLVLDGNALRALTYSSLTNPSFYPLAAHAWQVAATRPTAVPGSRSSRPSQSSQADQADLSSLSSESGQSSQSGPGLPLVIPDNFIAAQDAVICGDSVWPSDPSYYAARTATDRKRYPLTNGMSGNVWPCAFWHYRPTAPPVRPNPDGPRDVLMLQNLNDPDTAYAGARQTLHAFGHRAAMVTIDASGHGVDFSDPRVTGPLTAFLLTDRLPG; from the coding sequence ATGACACGAATCTCCCGCAGTACGGCCGTGACCTGCGCCGCGCTGCTGTCGACAGCCCTCGCGCTGGCCACCGCGACGCCGCCCGCGATCGCGGCGGCCGCCACCACCAGCCCGGTCATCGCCCCAGCCAGCGCGTCCGCCGAAGCCAACGCCGGCACCGACGCCGACACCGTCGCGCCGGCCGCACTCACCTGGGGCGCCTGCCCCACCCCGACCCCCAACGCCAACGGCGTCCCCTTCCCCCGCGACCCCCGCGAGCAGTGCACGAGCCTGCAAGTCCCCCGCGACTACCGGCACCCGGCACAAGGCACCATCACCCTGGAGATCTCCCGGATCCGCACCGCCGACCCCGCGCACCGCCGCGGCGACTTGTTCGTCGTCCCGGGCGGCCCCGGCGGCTCGGGCCTGGACTACCCGGGCCAGATGGCCACGGAGCTCCCGTCCGCCGTCCTGGGCGCCTACGACCTGATCGGCTTCGACGAGCGCGGCGTCGGCCACAGCACGCCGGTGAGCTGCGACCTGCCCGCCGCCGACCGCGCCGCCGAGCTCAACTACCCGTTCCCGGCCCCGGACGGCTCGATCACCGCCAACCTCGCCTTCGCGCACACCGTCGCCGACGACTGCGCGGCGGCCGGCGGCCCCTACCTGGCGGACATCAGCACCGCGAACTCCGCACGCGACCTGGACCGCATCCGCGCCGCACTCGGCGACCGCAAGATCTCCTACCTCGGGAACTCCTACGGCACGTACCTCGGCCAGGTCTACGCGAGCCTGTTCCCCACCCACGCCGACCACGTGGTCCTGGACAGCGTCGTCGCCCCCGGCGGCATCCGCGAGGGCATCAGCCTGTTCAGCCAGGGCGCGGCCCAGACCTTCCCGGCGCTGGCCGCCTACCTCGCAGCCCGCGACGCCACCCTGCACCTCGGCGCGACGCCCGACGCCGTCCGCGCCACCTACTTCCGCCTGACGGCCGAGCTCGACAAGTCCCCGCTGACGCTCTCCGACGGCCTGGTCCTCGACGGCAACGCACTACGCGCCCTCACGTACTCGTCGCTGACCAATCCGAGCTTCTACCCGCTGGCGGCCCACGCCTGGCAGGTCGCCGCGACCCGGCCGACCGCCGTCCCGGGCAGCCGGTCCAGCCGACCCAGCCAATCCAGCCAGGCCGACCAGGCCGACCTGTCCAGCCTGTCCAGCGAATCCGGCCAATCCAGCCAGTCCGGCCCCGGCCTGCCGTTGGTGATCCCGGACAACTTCATCGCCGCCCAGGACGCGGTGATCTGCGGCGACTCCGTCTGGCCCAGCGACCCGTCCTACTACGCGGCCCGCACAGCCACCGACCGCAAGCGCTACCCACTCACCAACGGCATGTCGGGCAACGTCTGGCCGTGCGCGTTCTGGCACTACCGCCCGACCGCGCCGCCGGTCCGGCCCAACCCGGACGGCCCGCGCGACGTACTGATGCTGCAGAACCTGAACGACCCCGACACCGCGTACGCCGGCGCGCGCCAGACCCTGCACGCCTTCGGGCACCGGGCCGCCATGGTCACGATCGACGCGTCCGGGCACGGCGTGGACTTCAGCGACCCGCGCGTCACCGGACCGCTCACCGCGTTCCTGCTCACGGACCGCCTGCCCGGCTGA